A stretch of DNA from Penaeus chinensis breed Huanghai No. 1 chromosome 1, ASM1920278v2, whole genome shotgun sequence:
caaataatattGCTCTGATTCTTGCTGATCAGAGGTGCTCTTTTCGTCACTGTTTTCAAAGTAAAtatctgttatttttatattagtcACAGTTGCAACCTTTATAACATCGTGTAACTTAACAGGTATACATAACGATTCTAGCATGTGGACAGCACAATTATGCCATCCATATTTTGGCATATATGGCACTACATATGGACTTTGGTAAGTATATGTCAAACTAGAGCTTTATTATGACTATACCGGTCTTCAAGCTCTGCTTCTAAACTTACAGCCACTTCATTTACTTTGCTGCTAcaactactgcttctgctacgattattgttattatttttgctaatatCACTTTGAGGAGATGATGGTTGTGAGGTGAATTTTGTCGTTGATGTTTGAAGTTCGTTAAGGAGTGGCACCTCACACATGCAACTTGAAGCTGAACGGCAATGTCCTCTCCTGGCATCACACCCATCTTCCTGCTTGCTTGGCCCACTGCTAGTGCTTCCTTCTACACTACTGCTGCCACCTCTGCTgctattgctgctgttgctgtgacGGCTAGTATCATCTTCAATATTGTCAaggggatggtgatgattattttcTCTAGCATGGCGAAGCTGAGACTTCTGACTTATCAAGGACATGCAAGAATTAGTTTTTGTGGGAAATACATTGTGTGTAAGGTTAAGCCCTGCTAATGGTGAAGCAGGTGCCCTACTTAAGAGTGGTGTACCTTGGTCTAGTCCACCTCCAGGAACTTTGATGGGCTGAGGTGACTCAGCAGAGGCGTCACCTGTTTCAGGAGGTGTCTGTTGTGCTCCATTTTCTTTATCCAGATGTAGAAGAAACAGAGCAACTATGTTAACAATGAAACCCAGAAGTGTTAGGACAATATTTTTCCAGCCAATTTCTCTTAATTCTGTGTACAATATGGATGAAGCTATAATTACAAGGGATGTAAAAAGCACATAATtgatagacataaagacagaacTGTTGAAAAGATCAAGTGCACGTTGCATATAAATTGTCTCAATAAGCAAACATGCTACAAGTGCCAATAAACAAACCCAAGTGGCCCAGTTAGTAAATTCATTACTGCCACTAAATGTCTGTTTCAATGCCAGACCAACACCTTTGCAGAACATGACAGAAAGTGAGCCAAAGGAAGAACAAATGGTGATGTATAACAGAACATATCGGTG
This window harbors:
- the LOC125026654 gene encoding magnesium transporter NIPA2-like codes for the protein MALGELTNFVAYIFAPAILVTPLGVFSIVCTAALSPYFLKERLAMLGKLGCVLVLVGCVIVTLCGPKDREIASMEELQSQLLHPGFLIYASLVVVISAVFMALVPRYGHRYVLLYITICSSFGSLSVMFCKGVGLALKQTFSGSNEFTNWATWVCLLALVACLLIETIYMQRALDLFNSSVFMSINYVLFTSLVIIASSILYTELREIGWKNIVLTLLGFIVNIVALFLLHLDKENGAQQTPPETGDASAESPQPIKVPGGGLDQGTPLLSRAPASPLAGLNLTHNVFPTKTNSCMSLISQKSQLRHARENNHHHPLDNIEDDTSRHSNSSNSSRGGSSSVEGSTSSGPSKQEDGCDARRGHCRSASSCMCEVPLLNELQTSTTKFTSQPSSPQSDISKNNNNNRSRSSSCSSKVNEVAVSLEAELEDRYSHNKALV